The proteins below come from a single Oncorhynchus keta strain PuntledgeMale-10-30-2019 chromosome 32, Oket_V2, whole genome shotgun sequence genomic window:
- the LOC118384528 gene encoding insulin-like growth factor-binding protein complex acid labile subunit isoform X1, whose translation MSSLTIIIKSTQRNAVMHTIVLRVLWVLGTSLVLPDPDTGGEKPTEESIPCSKGCTCLHDDYSLELIVYCSARNYTQAPSDVPVSTRSLWLDGNLFTTLPATAFKDLSNLDFLNLQSGQLVSLDSQVFRGLKSLAHIHLERNRIRSLPGTIFQNTPNLASLSLHNNQLSRIDEKLFAGLSHMWLLNLGWNSIAVLPETGFHDLHGLRELVLAGNRLAYLQPQLFQGLTELKELDLTGNYLKVIKGNVFMKLPKLQKLYLAQNQIVTVVPRAFVGMKSLSWLDLTNNKLSALHDETFLGLHSLHVLRLSNNSISGLRPRTFRDLQYLEELCLSYNRIQALGDRIFEGLGHLEVLELEHNQVQEARMGTFMGLSHLAVINLSGSCFLSLPDQVFKGLAKLHSLHLDKGCLTRVTTQAFIGLSGLRRLFLQNNNISVVERQSFVELLGLQQLDLRFNKLEVLTSHTFYGLKNLDYLLLSSNLFRQLPSEALMPLKHLSWLDLSANRLEILHNGTMQLLPRLRYLNLKDNALSSIPPDIPDTLHQLWLTGNRWKCDCSVLPLRDYSLRRPQTVPRQVETLAEGEEPHTVVTIYNNITCNSPPGLVGHDLRDISNEHFKNC comes from the coding sequence CTGTTATGCACACCATTGTGCTACGGGTGTTGTGGGTACTGGGGACATCACTGGTGTTGCCAGACCCTGACACAGGGGGAGAGAAACCTACTGAGGAGTCCATTCCTTGTTCCAAGGGCTGCACCTGTCTACATGACGACTACAGTCTAGAGCTCATTGTCTACTGCAGCGCACGCAACTACACCCAGGCCCCCTCTGACGTGCCTGTCTCCACTCGCTCCCTCTGGCTGGATGGAAACCTGTTCACCACTCTGCCTGCCACCGCCTTCAAGGATCTCAGCAACTTGGATTTTCTGAATCTACAGAGTGGTCAGCTGGTGTCCCTTGACTCCCAGGTGTTCAGAGGGCTTAAGTCGCTAGCTCACATCCACCTGGAGCGCAACCGCATCCGTTCGTTGCCAGGCACTATCTTCCAGAACACGCCTAACCTCGCCTCGCTTAGTCTCCATAACAACCAACTGTCCCGCATTGACGAGAAGTTGTTTGCTGGTCTCTCACATATGTGGCTTCTCAACTTGGGGTGGAATTCAATAGCAGTGTTGCCTGAGACAGGGTTCCATGACCTGCATGGCCTGAGGGAGCTGGTGCTGGCTGGGAATAGGCTGGCTTACTTACAGCCACAACTCTTCCAAGGTCTTACCGAGCTGAAGGAGTTGGACCTCACTGGAAATTACCTGAAGGTCATTAAGGGTAATGTGTTTATGAAGCTCCCCAAACTGCAAAAGCTTTACCTGGCCCAGAATCAGATAGTGACGGTGGTACCCAGAGCCTTTGTGGGTATGAAGTCCCTCAGTTGGCTGGATCTCACAAACAATAAACTTTCAGCGCTCCACGATGAGACTTTCCTTGGTCTTCACAGCCTCCATGTGCTGCGGCTCTCCAACAATTCCATCAGTGGACTAAGGCCCAGAACATTCCGTGACTTGCAGTATCTTGAAGAACTGTGTCTGAGCTACAACCGGATCCAGGCCTTGGGGGACAGGATCTTTGAGGGGCTTGGGCACCTGGAGGTTCTGGAGCTGGAGCACAACCAGGTGCAGGAGGCCCGGATGGGCACCTTCATGGGCCTCTCTCACCTGGCTGTCATTAACCTGTCTGGCAGCTGTTTCCTCAGTCTTCCAGACCAAGTGTTCAAAGGTCTCGCCAAGCTCCACAGTCTTCACCTGGATAAGGGCTGTCTGACCAGGGTCACGACCCAAGCTTTCATTGGACTATCGGGTCTGCGACGACTCTTTCTTCAAAACAACAACATCTCTGTGGTGGAGCGCCAGAGCTTCGTGGAACTCTTGGGCCTACAACAACTAGACCTGAGATTCAACAAGCTCGAGGTCTTAACCTCCCACACCTTCTACGGCCTGAAGAACCTGGACTATCTGCTGCTGTCCAGCAACCTGTTCCGTCAACTTCCCTCTGAGGCCCTCATGCCCTTGAAGCATCTCTCGTGGCTGGACCTCTCAGCCAACAGGCTGGAGATCCTGCACAATGGTACCATGCAGCTGCTGCCCAGGCTACGCTATCTAAACCTGAAAGATAACGCTCTTAGCAGCATTCCACCAGATATCCCAGACACCCTACACCAACTGTGGCTGACAGGGAACCGTTGGAAGTGTGACTGCAGTGTCCTTCCCCTTAGAGACTACAGCTTGAGGAGACCGCAGACGGTGCCCCGGCAAGTGGAAACCCTAGCTGAGGGAGAGGAACCCCACACTGTTGTCACCATCTACAACAATATAACATGCAACAGCCCTCCAGGCTTGGTTGGCCATGACCTGAGGGATATCAGCAacgaacatttcaagaactgCTGA
- the LOC118384528 gene encoding insulin-like growth factor-binding protein complex acid labile subunit isoform X2, with the protein MHTIVLRVLWVLGTSLVLPDPDTGGEKPTEESIPCSKGCTCLHDDYSLELIVYCSARNYTQAPSDVPVSTRSLWLDGNLFTTLPATAFKDLSNLDFLNLQSGQLVSLDSQVFRGLKSLAHIHLERNRIRSLPGTIFQNTPNLASLSLHNNQLSRIDEKLFAGLSHMWLLNLGWNSIAVLPETGFHDLHGLRELVLAGNRLAYLQPQLFQGLTELKELDLTGNYLKVIKGNVFMKLPKLQKLYLAQNQIVTVVPRAFVGMKSLSWLDLTNNKLSALHDETFLGLHSLHVLRLSNNSISGLRPRTFRDLQYLEELCLSYNRIQALGDRIFEGLGHLEVLELEHNQVQEARMGTFMGLSHLAVINLSGSCFLSLPDQVFKGLAKLHSLHLDKGCLTRVTTQAFIGLSGLRRLFLQNNNISVVERQSFVELLGLQQLDLRFNKLEVLTSHTFYGLKNLDYLLLSSNLFRQLPSEALMPLKHLSWLDLSANRLEILHNGTMQLLPRLRYLNLKDNALSSIPPDIPDTLHQLWLTGNRWKCDCSVLPLRDYSLRRPQTVPRQVETLAEGEEPHTVVTIYNNITCNSPPGLVGHDLRDISNEHFKNC; encoded by the coding sequence ATGCACACCATTGTGCTACGGGTGTTGTGGGTACTGGGGACATCACTGGTGTTGCCAGACCCTGACACAGGGGGAGAGAAACCTACTGAGGAGTCCATTCCTTGTTCCAAGGGCTGCACCTGTCTACATGACGACTACAGTCTAGAGCTCATTGTCTACTGCAGCGCACGCAACTACACCCAGGCCCCCTCTGACGTGCCTGTCTCCACTCGCTCCCTCTGGCTGGATGGAAACCTGTTCACCACTCTGCCTGCCACCGCCTTCAAGGATCTCAGCAACTTGGATTTTCTGAATCTACAGAGTGGTCAGCTGGTGTCCCTTGACTCCCAGGTGTTCAGAGGGCTTAAGTCGCTAGCTCACATCCACCTGGAGCGCAACCGCATCCGTTCGTTGCCAGGCACTATCTTCCAGAACACGCCTAACCTCGCCTCGCTTAGTCTCCATAACAACCAACTGTCCCGCATTGACGAGAAGTTGTTTGCTGGTCTCTCACATATGTGGCTTCTCAACTTGGGGTGGAATTCAATAGCAGTGTTGCCTGAGACAGGGTTCCATGACCTGCATGGCCTGAGGGAGCTGGTGCTGGCTGGGAATAGGCTGGCTTACTTACAGCCACAACTCTTCCAAGGTCTTACCGAGCTGAAGGAGTTGGACCTCACTGGAAATTACCTGAAGGTCATTAAGGGTAATGTGTTTATGAAGCTCCCCAAACTGCAAAAGCTTTACCTGGCCCAGAATCAGATAGTGACGGTGGTACCCAGAGCCTTTGTGGGTATGAAGTCCCTCAGTTGGCTGGATCTCACAAACAATAAACTTTCAGCGCTCCACGATGAGACTTTCCTTGGTCTTCACAGCCTCCATGTGCTGCGGCTCTCCAACAATTCCATCAGTGGACTAAGGCCCAGAACATTCCGTGACTTGCAGTATCTTGAAGAACTGTGTCTGAGCTACAACCGGATCCAGGCCTTGGGGGACAGGATCTTTGAGGGGCTTGGGCACCTGGAGGTTCTGGAGCTGGAGCACAACCAGGTGCAGGAGGCCCGGATGGGCACCTTCATGGGCCTCTCTCACCTGGCTGTCATTAACCTGTCTGGCAGCTGTTTCCTCAGTCTTCCAGACCAAGTGTTCAAAGGTCTCGCCAAGCTCCACAGTCTTCACCTGGATAAGGGCTGTCTGACCAGGGTCACGACCCAAGCTTTCATTGGACTATCGGGTCTGCGACGACTCTTTCTTCAAAACAACAACATCTCTGTGGTGGAGCGCCAGAGCTTCGTGGAACTCTTGGGCCTACAACAACTAGACCTGAGATTCAACAAGCTCGAGGTCTTAACCTCCCACACCTTCTACGGCCTGAAGAACCTGGACTATCTGCTGCTGTCCAGCAACCTGTTCCGTCAACTTCCCTCTGAGGCCCTCATGCCCTTGAAGCATCTCTCGTGGCTGGACCTCTCAGCCAACAGGCTGGAGATCCTGCACAATGGTACCATGCAGCTGCTGCCCAGGCTACGCTATCTAAACCTGAAAGATAACGCTCTTAGCAGCATTCCACCAGATATCCCAGACACCCTACACCAACTGTGGCTGACAGGGAACCGTTGGAAGTGTGACTGCAGTGTCCTTCCCCTTAGAGACTACAGCTTGAGGAGACCGCAGACGGTGCCCCGGCAAGTGGAAACCCTAGCTGAGGGAGAGGAACCCCACACTGTTGTCACCATCTACAACAATATAACATGCAACAGCCCTCCAGGCTTGGTTGGCCATGACCTGAGGGATATCAGCAacgaacatttcaagaactgCTGA